The Campylobacter concisus genome has a window encoding:
- a CDS encoding MFS transporter, producing the protein MKEYLKLLKDERNFRLLSTVQLMCYFGVWFSHTGIFTLLISLDAPVWALTLSAAMAFIPGVVIAPFSGILVDKFSPKPMLVIMMAVETISVFMLLFINSLDYLWLLLLIIFIRNGVGGMYFQVEMSVLPKILSKENLKLANEIHSIIWAVSYTAGMGLAGVYIHFFGIKSAFLLDGALYLCSFGFLYLLKLDELKPEFIEKPLKMLKNGLKYLKENRLIVHLIFLHAFVGITAYDALIALLADYRYANLLSTSLVIGLLNASRSISLMFAPALLSKFMNKKTLIYIYIGQGLGIIIWALSLRNFYLSLIGIIFAGFCTSSLWSYTYTLLQQNCQKEFYGRVIAYNDMIFLGFSALISFAIGFLYELGLSVEMIAAFMGSLFFVGAFYYHVVSKRYEIR; encoded by the coding sequence TTGAAAGAGTATCTTAAGCTTTTAAAGGACGAGAGAAATTTCCGCCTTTTAAGCACCGTCCAGCTCATGTGCTACTTTGGTGTGTGGTTCTCGCACACCGGCATCTTTACGCTACTTATCTCGCTTGATGCTCCTGTTTGGGCGCTTACACTAAGTGCGGCGATGGCGTTTATCCCAGGCGTTGTCATCGCTCCGTTTAGTGGCATTTTGGTTGATAAATTTAGCCCAAAACCGATGCTTGTGATCATGATGGCGGTTGAGACCATAAGCGTTTTTATGCTGCTTTTTATAAATTCGCTTGATTATTTATGGCTGCTTTTGCTTATCATTTTTATCAGAAACGGCGTTGGCGGGATGTATTTTCAAGTAGAGATGAGCGTGCTACCAAAAATTTTAAGCAAAGAGAACCTAAAGCTTGCAAACGAGATCCACTCGATCATCTGGGCAGTTTCATACACCGCTGGCATGGGGCTTGCTGGGGTTTATATACATTTTTTTGGCATCAAAAGCGCCTTTTTGCTCGACGGAGCTCTTTATCTTTGCAGTTTTGGCTTTTTATATCTTTTAAAGCTAGACGAGCTAAAGCCAGAATTTATAGAAAAGCCTCTAAAAATGCTAAAAAACGGGCTTAAATACCTAAAAGAAAATAGGCTCATCGTGCATCTTATATTTTTGCACGCCTTTGTTGGTATCACTGCCTATGACGCATTGATCGCACTTTTGGCTGACTATAGATACGCAAATTTACTCTCAACCTCGCTGGTTATTGGCCTGCTAAACGCCTCAAGGTCGATCTCACTTATGTTTGCACCGGCCTTGCTTAGTAAATTTATGAATAAAAAAACTCTCATCTACATCTACATCGGTCAAGGTCTTGGCATCATCATCTGGGCGCTCTCTTTGCGAAATTTTTATCTCTCGCTCATTGGCATCATCTTTGCAGGCTTTTGCACGTCAAGCCTTTGGAGTTACACCTACACACTACTTCAGCAAAACTGCCAAAAAGAGTTTTACGGCAGAGTGATCGCGTATAATGATATGATTTTTCTTGGATTTAGCGCGCTTATCTCATTTGCGATTGGCTTTTTATACGAGCTTGGACTAAGCGTGGAGATGATCGCAGCCTTTATGGGAAGCCTCTTTTTCGTTGGAGCCTTTTACTACCACGTAGTTTCAAAAAGGTATGAGATAAGGTAA
- a CDS encoding ABC transporter ATP-binding protein, with protein MLEVRNLNFSYPNGAGKLENVNLKIGAGEILTILGRNGAGKSTTLGLISGSLKPVSGEIFLDGKNVDSLSNKERAKIMAYVAQSEVTEYDYTGLEFITMGRAAHLGIFARPSKEDEEIARIYTKKLEIEYLEDRFITQMSGGQKQMCMIARAMAAQPKMIIFDEPTSALDFGNQYKFLRTVKWLKELGYSVVLTTHNPDFAVLLGGYVALVKGDGEVGFGTVDEIIRSENLSKLYGLNLNVSYIDEVKRNCCLTYPL; from the coding sequence ATGCTTGAAGTTAGAAATTTAAACTTTAGCTACCCAAATGGGGCTGGCAAACTAGAAAATGTAAATTTAAAGATAGGCGCAGGTGAGATTTTAACCATTCTTGGTCGAAATGGAGCTGGCAAATCAACAACTTTAGGCTTGATAAGCGGCTCGCTAAAGCCAGTTTCAGGAGAGATCTTTCTTGATGGCAAAAACGTAGATAGCCTAAGCAACAAAGAGCGCGCTAAGATCATGGCGTACGTGGCTCAAAGCGAGGTTACAGAGTATGACTACACCGGACTTGAGTTTATCACGATGGGACGCGCGGCGCACCTTGGCATCTTTGCAAGACCTAGCAAAGAAGACGAAGAGATCGCTAGAATTTACACAAAAAAGCTTGAGATCGAGTATCTTGAGGATCGCTTTATCACGCAGATGAGTGGCGGTCAAAAGCAGATGTGTATGATCGCTCGTGCGATGGCTGCGCAGCCAAAGATGATTATATTTGACGAGCCAACGAGCGCGCTTGATTTTGGCAACCAGTATAAATTCCTACGCACCGTCAAATGGCTAAAAGAGCTTGGCTACTCGGTCGTGCTAACCACTCATAACCCTGATTTTGCCGTGCTTCTTGGCGGATATGTGGCACTTGTAAAAGGTGATGGCGAGGTTGGATTTGGCACGGTTGATGAGATCATTAGAAGCGAAAATTTAAGCAAGCTTTACGGACTAAATTTAAACGTGAGCTACATCGACGAAGTAAAAAGAAACTGCTGCCTCACTTATCCACTATAA
- a CDS encoding copper resistance protein NlpE — MKYLFAILISFFIIGCAKNENLKPQNQEQTQKSKEEKPLLRDEKPKKPEKLILSNSIYTSYYTTLPCSNCEGIKTILTLNKDKTYTKTMLTMDKAATLVEKGGTFDVDESAIVLKDESGALSYFVPNKNSLLQLDDKKNKRVGVLAQIYNYEPVNKAYKDSFFARFSKFKDKNGFLELVLVPSKNGAKISFYSSLKDGSPLCKFNSELLYDKGIFYLLDEKGVALSVHKTANDIFIIANDKICKNVHISGHYKREKGRSSLFGKGFFAKLTNESANADVMKFYGAKNIKRDNTKKENSYIVTSKNERIFEYTLINGIITSIEIYSNEFKTPENISLKSNFKDIKNALVISKFQSDANNIYLKIDSHDMLIKLKNPLAQEITNLSQIPDEAQIEQITLMWNQ, encoded by the coding sequence ATGAAATATCTTTTTGCCATACTTATCTCATTTTTTATCATTGGCTGCGCGAAAAATGAAAATTTAAAGCCACAAAACCAAGAGCAAACACAAAAATCAAAAGAAGAAAAACCTCTTCTTAGAGACGAAAAACCCAAAAAACCAGAAAAACTAATACTTTCAAACTCTATCTACACGAGCTACTACACCACCTTGCCATGCTCAAACTGTGAGGGCATAAAGACTATCTTAACTCTAAATAAAGACAAAACCTACACAAAAACTATGCTTACGATGGATAAGGCTGCTACTTTGGTAGAAAAAGGTGGCACATTTGATGTCGATGAGAGCGCTATCGTGCTAAAAGATGAAAGTGGCGCACTTAGCTACTTTGTGCCAAACAAAAACTCACTTCTTCAGCTTGATGATAAGAAAAATAAGCGAGTTGGCGTGCTAGCTCAAATTTATAACTACGAGCCAGTAAATAAGGCTTATAAAGATAGTTTTTTTGCTAGATTTTCTAAATTTAAAGACAAAAATGGCTTTTTAGAGCTTGTGCTTGTGCCTAGCAAAAACGGCGCAAAGATAAGCTTTTACTCATCGCTAAAAGATGGCTCGCCACTTTGTAAATTTAACTCAGAGCTGCTTTATGACAAAGGCATTTTTTACCTTTTGGATGAAAAAGGTGTGGCTTTAAGCGTGCATAAAACTGCTAACGACATCTTCATAATCGCAAACGATAAAATTTGCAAAAATGTTCACATAAGCGGACACTACAAAAGAGAAAAGGGCAGGTCTAGCCTCTTTGGCAAGGGCTTTTTTGCGAAACTTACAAACGAGTCAGCAAATGCTGATGTGATGAAATTTTATGGCGCAAAAAACATAAAAAGAGATAATACTAAAAAAGAAAATAGCTACATCGTCACAAGCAAAAACGAGAGAATTTTTGAATACACCTTGATAAATGGCATCATCACAAGCATTGAAATTTACTCAAACGAGTTTAAAACTCCAGAAAACATCAGTCTAAAATCAAATTTCAAAGATATAAAAAACGCCCTTGTCATCTCTAAATTTCAAAGCGATGCAAACAATATCTATCTAAAAATAGATAGCCACGATATGCTAATAAAGCTTAAAAATCCGCTTGCACAAGAGATAACAAACTTAAGCCAGATCCCAGACGAGGCGCAAATAGAGCAGATAACTCTGATGTGGAACCAGTAG
- the recG gene encoding ATP-dependent DNA helicase RecG has translation MKFEASDRAKLLKIGVLSLLDLALVLPKGFEDTTIAKSPREGQVCINVKITSLASRPGMLTALAFCEQWQSSVKIVIFNAKSWHYGAFKVGKEMAIYGLCSYAFGSWQIVNPKITTKIGQIVPKFKTELKDEELKKLILKYLNLQNLLAEGLNEKEAKFLADLQRLDEQSVQILYRLKNEGEGLEILKFVEIFNYIKKLSAKKTYFKSPKIRLFDISSWLNGLPFTPTNDQLNAINDIRDDLSAVQAKRRVIMGDVGSGKTLVILAAALSVYPQSAILMAPTSILSEQIYNEAKRLLPPFMNVMLVRSGEKKIDFSGANLIVGTHALLFHELPNSPLVMVDEQHRFGSNQRKKIEELASSEDERANFVQFSATPIPRTLSLIQSEIVNFSFLKQMPFKKNIMSQILGASEFGFLLTHIKKQLAGGFQVAIIYPLVESSESSNYQSLSEAQGFWLKNFKNVFVTHGKDKEKEEILRRFREEGEILLSTTVVEVGISLPRLNTIVIVGAERLGLATLHQLRGRVGRNGGDGYCFLFTKLKEAPARLKEFCATNDGFKVAELDLKNRQSGDILNGFFQHGATFNFYDYEDDITQAAKARVAEFKNKAQI, from the coding sequence ATGAAATTTGAAGCAAGCGACAGAGCAAAACTTCTAAAAATAGGCGTGCTTAGCCTGCTTGACCTTGCTCTCGTGCTACCAAAGGGCTTTGAGGATACGACGATCGCTAAGAGCCCAAGAGAGGGGCAGGTCTGCATAAATGTAAAGATCACCTCACTCGCCTCGCGCCCTGGCATGCTAACAGCGCTTGCCTTTTGCGAGCAGTGGCAAAGTAGCGTAAAGATCGTCATTTTTAACGCAAAGTCTTGGCACTACGGCGCTTTTAAGGTGGGCAAAGAGATGGCGATATATGGGCTTTGCTCCTACGCCTTTGGCTCGTGGCAGATCGTAAATCCAAAAATCACCACAAAAATAGGCCAGATCGTGCCTAAATTTAAGACCGAGCTAAAAGATGAGGAGCTAAAAAAACTCATCTTAAAATATCTAAATTTGCAAAATCTACTGGCCGAGGGCTTAAACGAAAAAGAGGCTAAATTTCTAGCTGATCTGCAAAGGCTAGATGAGCAAAGCGTGCAAATTTTATACCGCCTAAAAAACGAGGGCGAGGGCTTAGAAATCTTAAAATTTGTAGAAATTTTTAACTACATAAAAAAGCTAAGTGCTAAAAAAACCTACTTTAAAAGCCCAAAAATCAGGCTTTTTGACATAAGCTCTTGGCTTAATGGCTTGCCATTTACGCCGACAAACGACCAGCTAAACGCCATAAACGACATCAGAGACGACCTTAGCGCCGTGCAGGCAAAAAGGCGCGTCATAATGGGCGATGTGGGAAGTGGCAAGACGCTAGTGATCCTAGCAGCTGCGCTTAGCGTCTATCCGCAAAGTGCCATTTTGATGGCGCCAACAAGCATCTTGAGCGAGCAAATTTATAATGAAGCAAAGAGACTGCTGCCGCCTTTTATGAACGTGATGCTGGTGCGAAGCGGGGAGAAAAAGATAGACTTTAGCGGGGCAAATTTGATCGTTGGCACGCATGCGCTACTCTTTCACGAGCTGCCAAACTCGCCGCTTGTCATGGTCGATGAACAGCACCGCTTTGGCTCAAACCAGCGCAAAAAGATAGAGGAGCTGGCTTCAAGCGAGGACGAGCGAGCAAATTTCGTGCAGTTTTCAGCTACGCCAATACCAAGGACGCTAAGTTTAATCCAGTCTGAGATCGTAAATTTTAGCTTTTTAAAGCAGATGCCGTTTAAGAAAAATATAATGAGCCAAATTTTAGGCGCTAGCGAGTTTGGCTTTTTGCTAACTCACATCAAAAAGCAGCTTGCGGGCGGCTTTCAAGTAGCCATCATCTATCCGCTAGTTGAGAGCAGCGAGAGCTCAAACTACCAAAGTCTAAGCGAGGCGCAGGGCTTTTGGCTAAAGAATTTCAAAAATGTCTTCGTCACGCACGGCAAGGATAAAGAGAAAGAGGAAATTTTAAGGCGGTTTAGAGAAGAGGGCGAAATTTTGCTCTCAACCACCGTTGTTGAGGTGGGTATCTCGCTACCAAGGCTAAATACGATAGTGATCGTGGGCGCTGAGCGGCTAGGGCTTGCCACGCTTCATCAGCTGCGAGGTAGAGTGGGGCGAAATGGCGGCGATGGATACTGCTTTTTATTTACCAAGCTAAAAGAGGCGCCAGCTAGGCTAAAAGAATTTTGCGCGACAAATGACGGCTTTAAGGTGGCTGAACTTGATCTGAAAAACCGCCAAAGCGGCGATATACTAAATGGCTTTTTTCAGCACGGAGCGACCTTTAACTTCTACGACTACGAGGATGATATCACGCAGGCTGCAAAGGCCAGAGTGGCGGAATTTAAAAATAAAGCTCAAATTTGA
- a CDS encoding dehypoxanthine futalosine cyclase, translating to MKRLSVNEAIDLIENAPLHELGKMALARKKELHPEGITTFIVDRNINYTNVCWVDCKFCAFYRHAKEEDAYVLSFEEIGKKIEELIAIGGTQILFQGGVHPKLKIEWYEELVSYISKHYPSITIHGFSAVEIDYIARVSKISTKEVLRRLNEKGLYSMPGAGAEILSDRVRDIIAPKKCDTADWLRIHKEAHELGMKTTATMMFGTVESTREIVEHWEHIRNLQDETAGFRAFILWSFQGLNTKLMQEFPEIKKQSSNVYLRLLAVSRLFLDNFKNIQSSWVTQGSYVGQLALLFGANDLGSTMMEENVVKAAGASFRMNQDQMIELIKDVGEIPAKRNTNYDILEKF from the coding sequence TTGAAAAGACTTAGTGTAAATGAAGCCATCGATCTTATAGAAAATGCACCGCTTCACGAGCTTGGCAAGATGGCGCTAGCTAGAAAAAAAGAGCTTCATCCAGAAGGCATTACGACCTTTATCGTAGATCGCAACATCAACTATACAAACGTCTGCTGGGTGGATTGTAAATTTTGCGCATTTTACCGCCACGCAAAAGAAGAGGACGCTTATGTGCTAAGTTTTGAGGAGATCGGCAAGAAGATCGAGGAGCTTATAGCCATTGGCGGCACGCAAATTTTATTTCAAGGTGGCGTTCATCCAAAGCTAAAGATCGAGTGGTACGAGGAGCTAGTGAGCTACATCAGCAAGCACTATCCAAGCATCACGATACATGGCTTTTCTGCCGTTGAGATCGACTACATCGCAAGAGTTTCAAAAATTTCTACAAAAGAGGTCTTAAGACGCCTAAACGAAAAGGGCTTATACTCGATGCCAGGGGCTGGAGCGGAGATTTTAAGCGATAGAGTGCGTGACATCATCGCCCCTAAAAAGTGCGACACCGCAGACTGGCTTCGCATACACAAAGAGGCACACGAACTTGGTATGAAGACGACTGCTACGATGATGTTTGGCACGGTTGAGAGCACTCGCGAGATCGTGGAGCACTGGGAGCATATCAGAAATTTACAAGATGAAACGGCTGGATTTAGGGCATTTATACTTTGGAGCTTTCAAGGGCTAAACACAAAGCTCATGCAAGAATTCCCAGAGATCAAAAAGCAAAGCTCAAACGTCTATCTAAGGCTTCTTGCAGTTTCAAGGCTCTTTTTGGATAACTTTAAAAATATCCAAAGCAGCTGGGTCACGCAGGGCAGCTATGTAGGCCAGCTAGCGCTTCTTTTTGGCGCAAACGACCTTGGTAGCACAATGATGGAAGAAAACGTCGTAAAAGCCGCAGGCGCTAGCTTTAGGATGAATCAAGACCAGATGATCGAGCTTATAAAAGATGTCGGAGAAATTCCAGCTAAGCGCAACACAAACTACGATATTTTGGAGAAATTTTAG
- a CDS encoding SPFH domain-containing protein codes for MQVETFGVLVVVLVIFAFLFLKAGIKIVSQADNLLIERLGKFHKVLDGGFHIIIPFVDQIRAIITIKEQLVDITKQQVITKDNVNISVDGIVFLKVFDAKMAVYNVDNYKRAIANLAMTTLRGEIGAMNLDDTLSSRDRLNAALQVALGDAAGNWGVKIMRVEISEISVPLGIEEAMNMQMKAEREKRAIELKALAEKEALIRNAEALKQEKVLQAEAIERMADAKKYEQIAIATAQKEAMDMINDSMSKNANAAEFLLARDRVGAFSELAKNSSKDKILVPYEAAELIGSLSVLKNFLAKDKA; via the coding sequence ATGCAAGTTGAGACATTTGGCGTTTTAGTCGTTGTTTTGGTTATTTTTGCATTTTTGTTTTTAAAAGCTGGCATCAAGATCGTATCGCAAGCAGATAACTTGCTGATCGAGCGACTTGGTAAATTTCACAAGGTGCTTGACGGAGGATTTCACATTATCATCCCATTTGTCGATCAGATAAGGGCGATCATAACTATAAAAGAGCAGCTTGTTGATATCACAAAACAGCAAGTCATCACAAAAGATAATGTTAATATAAGTGTTGATGGTATCGTCTTTTTAAAGGTATTTGACGCAAAAATGGCGGTTTATAATGTCGATAACTACAAGCGCGCCATTGCAAATTTAGCCATGACAACGCTTCGTGGCGAGATAGGAGCGATGAACCTTGATGATACGCTAAGCTCACGTGACCGCCTAAATGCCGCACTTCAAGTAGCCCTTGGTGACGCTGCTGGCAACTGGGGCGTAAAGATCATGCGTGTGGAAATTTCTGAAATTTCTGTCCCGCTTGGCATCGAAGAGGCGATGAATATGCAGATGAAAGCCGAGCGTGAAAAGCGCGCGATCGAGCTAAAAGCCTTGGCTGAAAAAGAGGCACTAATCCGCAACGCAGAGGCGCTAAAACAAGAAAAAGTGCTTCAAGCAGAGGCGATCGAGCGTATGGCTGATGCGAAAAAATATGAGCAAATCGCCATCGCAACGGCTCAAAAAGAGGCTATGGATATGATAAATGACAGCATGAGTAAAAACGCAAATGCGGCTGAATTTTTGCTTGCGCGTGACAGGGTCGGGGCATTTAGCGAGCTAGCTAAAAATAGCTCAAAAGATAAAATTTTAGTCCCTTATGAGGCGGCTGAACTCATCGGCTCGCTTAGTGTTTTAAAAAATTTCTTAGCTAAGGATAAGGCGTGA
- a CDS encoding FlhB-like flagellar biosynthesis protein, with translation MMQVNKKKAVALGYNRSQDNAPKVLASGAGEIANKIISLAKEHDIPIKEDPDLIEILSKVEVDQEIPPNLYKAVAEIFSFLYKITNKKS, from the coding sequence TTGATGCAAGTAAATAAGAAAAAAGCCGTCGCTCTTGGCTACAACAGATCGCAAGATAACGCTCCAAAGGTGCTTGCAAGCGGTGCTGGCGAGATAGCAAATAAGATAATAAGCCTTGCAAAAGAGCATGACATACCGATCAAAGAGGATCCTGATCTCATTGAAATTTTAAGCAAGGTCGAGGTCGATCAAGAGATACCGCCAAATTTATATAAGGCGGTAGCTGAGATATTTAGCTTTTTATATAAGATCACAAATAAGAAATCATAA
- a CDS encoding NfeD family protein, which yields MISPFIMIAIGALLCVAELMLFSFYLLFFGLAFIIVGAINFGFNFEWPYQILGVAALAIILLVLLKAPLKSKFMAKKESFNEEFLDEPGVGEIRENMVYFKGTLWKYDGGLKNGEKVQVLGTKGDKVILK from the coding sequence GTGATAAGTCCTTTTATAATGATAGCCATAGGCGCGCTCTTGTGCGTGGCTGAGCTTATGCTATTTTCATTTTATCTGCTCTTTTTTGGCTTAGCTTTTATCATCGTTGGGGCGATAAATTTTGGCTTTAATTTTGAGTGGCCATATCAAATTTTAGGTGTTGCAGCACTTGCCATTATTTTGCTTGTGCTCTTAAAAGCGCCGTTAAAGAGTAAATTTATGGCTAAAAAAGAGAGCTTTAACGAAGAGTTTTTAGATGAGCCAGGCGTTGGTGAGATCAGAGAAAATATGGTCTATTTTAAAGGCACTCTTTGGAAGTATGACGGAGGGCTAAAAAATGGCGAGAAAGTGCAGGTTTTAGGCACTAAAGGCGACAAAGTTATATTAAAATAA
- a CDS encoding CheB methylesterase domain-containing protein produces MAQKLILIGASTGGPGHIKKLLKDIKLNGAIVVIAQHMNKMFIHSFAVQIGKECNINVEILTEKTNLKENIVYICEQNTLVAPTLPISAKPNPEEKTIYTPNVDVLFSSGVGICKSANVLAILLTGIGDDGAAGLDKLYKAGAKCIAENEESAIVYGMPKRAKELNQNLKSLNLMMIRKELEDFLNAF; encoded by the coding sequence GTGGCACAAAAATTAATATTAATTGGTGCATCTACTGGCGGTCCTGGGCATATTAAGAAGCTATTAAAAGACATCAAACTAAATGGCGCTATCGTTGTGATAGCTCAGCATATGAACAAGATGTTTATACATTCTTTCGCAGTACAAATAGGAAAAGAGTGCAATATAAATGTTGAAATTTTGACCGAAAAAACAAATCTGAAAGAAAATATTGTCTATATATGTGAACAAAATACCTTAGTGGCGCCAACTTTGCCAATAAGTGCAAAACCTAATCCTGAAGAAAAGACAATATATACACCAAATGTAGATGTTTTGTTTAGCTCTGGAGTTGGAATTTGTAAAAGCGCAAATGTGCTAGCTATTTTACTAACTGGCATAGGAGATGATGGAGCGGCTGGACTTGATAAGCTTTATAAAGCAGGTGCAAAATGCATAGCTGAAAATGAAGAGAGTGCGATAGTTTATGGTATGCCAAAGCGTGCTAAAGAACTAAATCAAAATTTAAAATCGTTAAATCTAATGATGATAAGAAAAGAATTGGAGGATTTTTTAAATGCTTTTTAA
- a CDS encoding CheR family methyltransferase: MLFNKDTKGSEALEVKAPSDMDGFNEFMSTIKTLCGVDLEPKRDITLQRISIFAKNRQIKSFKDLVSMIRYDSNLRQDILNLVTVNETYFYRELTQLKDVIYYAKDLGEARILCAPCSTGDEPYSLAMLAYELGFKQNEISIVGIDINSEAITSCQKGIFSERSLNRLSDFQKERFFTKIDDKFQIKKEILPRCEFKILNVFDDAIFNLGKFDIVLSRNMMIYFDDEFRLKCVERLHKLLKPEGRLYAGHADLVPYTPIYEKCFSNGTTYYQKK; the protein is encoded by the coding sequence ATGCTTTTTAACAAAGATACAAAGGGAAGTGAAGCTTTGGAAGTAAAAGCACCAAGCGACATGGATGGATTTAACGAATTTATGAGTACTATAAAGACACTTTGTGGGGTCGATCTAGAGCCAAAGAGAGATATTACACTTCAAAGAATTAGCATTTTTGCTAAAAACCGCCAGATAAAGAGCTTTAAAGATCTAGTTTCGATGATAAGATATGACTCAAATTTGCGCCAAGATATCTTAAATCTAGTAACTGTAAATGAGACATATTTTTACAGAGAGCTGACACAGCTTAAAGATGTTATTTACTATGCTAAAGATCTCGGAGAGGCTAGAATTTTATGTGCGCCATGTTCAACTGGTGATGAGCCATATTCACTAGCTATGCTGGCCTATGAGCTAGGTTTTAAGCAAAATGAAATTTCAATCGTTGGCATCGATATAAACTCAGAAGCTATAACGAGCTGTCAAAAAGGTATTTTTAGTGAAAGAAGTCTAAATAGACTAAGCGATTTTCAAAAAGAGAGATTTTTTACAAAAATTGATGACAAATTCCAGATAAAAAAAGAAATTTTACCAAGGTGTGAGTTTAAAATTTTAAATGTTTTTGATGATGCGATATTTAATCTTGGAAAATTTGATATCGTCCTTTCAAGAAATATGATGATATATTTTGACGATGAATTTAGACTAAAGTGTGTCGAAAGGCTGCACAAGCTACTTAAACCAGAGGGCAGGCTCTACGCAGGACACGCTGATCTTGTGCCTTACACTCCGATTTATGAAAAGTGCTTTTCAAATGGTACCACGTACTATCAGAAAAAATAA
- a CDS encoding M16 family metallopeptidase — MKILDINVKNVKIPVVFESSKAMPVVSLKLVFKAAGSSQNGKLAGLARLSANLLNEGDMKLGSAKFAKELEVRAISLNASCGFETFCIDINCLKEHFAFACGKLKELISAPNLTEEILNRCKTVTLGEIAANENDFDYVARQGLFELLYPKSVLSEPSIGTKKSIKSITLEDVSKFLNEHLDLSNLLCVLGGDIDEKQAKELASVLEILKPGKVRKLERFSPSNKCESSEIIRQSEQAYIYFGAPFDVKPEEKYKAAVATFILGEGGFGSRLMEEIRVKRGLAYSAYARNLLNLSYNQLYGYMQTKNEKKDEAIAVIKEEILKFSKKGVSKAELEQAKKFLLGSLPLRLETLFKRLDIAQGEFYEHGELGAFLKDLDKISALSLSELNSFIKAHAEINQLSFCVLKNEI, encoded by the coding sequence ATGAAAATTTTAGATATCAATGTAAAAAATGTAAAAATCCCAGTCGTTTTTGAAAGCTCAAAAGCGATGCCAGTAGTGAGCCTAAAACTAGTTTTCAAAGCAGCTGGTAGCTCGCAAAATGGCAAGCTAGCAGGCCTTGCAAGGCTAAGTGCAAATTTGCTAAACGAGGGCGACATGAAGCTAGGCTCGGCTAAATTTGCCAAAGAGCTTGAAGTAAGGGCGATCAGCCTAAATGCAAGCTGCGGCTTTGAGACATTTTGCATCGATATAAATTGCTTAAAAGAGCACTTTGCCTTTGCGTGCGGCAAGCTAAAAGAGCTTATAAGCGCTCCAAATTTGACAGAAGAAATTCTAAATAGGTGCAAAACCGTCACACTTGGCGAGATCGCAGCAAATGAAAACGACTTTGACTACGTGGCAAGGCAGGGACTTTTTGAGCTTTTATATCCAAAAAGCGTGCTTTCAGAGCCTAGTATCGGCACTAAAAAGAGCATAAAATCTATCACGCTTGAAGATGTAAGCAAATTTTTAAACGAGCATTTAGACCTTTCAAATTTGCTTTGCGTGCTAGGTGGCGACATCGACGAGAAGCAGGCAAAAGAGCTTGCTAGTGTTTTGGAGATCCTAAAACCTGGCAAGGTGCGAAAACTAGAGCGCTTTAGCCCAAGCAACAAGTGCGAAAGCAGCGAGATCATCAGGCAAAGCGAGCAGGCCTACATCTATTTTGGCGCGCCATTTGATGTAAAACCTGAAGAAAAATACAAGGCCGCGGTGGCGACATTTATCTTAGGCGAGGGTGGCTTTGGCTCGAGGCTCATGGAGGAGATCCGCGTGAAAAGAGGGCTTGCATATAGCGCCTACGCTAGAAATTTGCTAAATCTCTCTTACAACCAGCTATACGGCTACATGCAGACAAAAAATGAGAAAAAAGATGAAGCGATCGCCGTTATAAAAGAGGAAATTTTAAAATTTAGTAAAAAAGGCGTTAGCAAGGCCGAGCTTGAGCAGGCGAAGAAATTTTTACTTGGCTCGTTGCCGCTTAGACTTGAGACGCTATTTAAGCGCCTTGATATCGCGCAGGGCGAGTTTTATGAGCATGGCGAGCTTGGGGCATTTTTGAAGGACCTTGATAAAATTTCAGCCCTTTCGCTAAGCGAGCTAAATAGCTTTATAAAAGCCCACGCAGAGATCAATCAGCTAAGTTTTTGCGTCTTAAAAAATGAAATTTGA
- a CDS encoding copper resistance protein NlpE, translated as MKNFIFALSAALLLAGCATSNQSASVPQGKCEVKGSCMAPVSSVEGTYKAFLPCASCMGIDSTLTLKKDGTFESVMNYKSKDNYKAVSKGKYSVKNGVITTVDEYKEKSFYKIEGESLKMLDMDQKEVTGELKDKYIFKRVK; from the coding sequence ATGAAAAATTTTATCTTTGCACTAAGTGCGGCTCTACTTTTAGCAGGTTGCGCTACGTCAAACCAAAGCGCAAGCGTCCCACAAGGCAAATGTGAAGTAAAAGGTAGCTGCATGGCTCCAGTAAGCAGCGTCGAGGGCACTTACAAGGCGTTTTTACCTTGCGCTAGTTGCATGGGCATAGACTCAACCCTTACACTTAAAAAAGACGGCACATTTGAAAGTGTAATGAACTACAAGTCAAAAGACAACTACAAAGCCGTTAGCAAGGGCAAATACTCAGTCAAAAACGGCGTTATCACAACCGTTGATGAGTATAAAGAGAAGAGCTTTTATAAGATCGAGGGAGAGAGCCTAAAGATGCTTGACATGGATCAAAAAGAGGTCACTGGCGAGCTAAAAGACAAATACATCTTCAAACGCGTAAAATAA